From Falco naumanni isolate bFalNau1 chromosome 4, bFalNau1.pat, whole genome shotgun sequence:
GTTTAAGGGTCTTTATTAGGGAAAGAACGGAGGTCAGGTTTCCATTGCTGGAATGGAAGCTTGGGCTTTTGTGTCCTTCCTTGGGCATACGGGTCATTATGGGGCTCCTCTCTGAATACACTGCTGAGGTCCAATGAGTGAAGAGACAAGACAGCTGTAGTCGCTCTTGTCTCAATCTAAACAGTTGCTGAAAATTTATTAGGCAAAATACTTGTGCTGTGAATTCTGACAGCGTACATGGGCAGCGCCTAACTGCCTGTGACGTCCGAACAGCCATTCGGGCTGCTTATTTCCAGCAGGCAAAACACCCAtggaagggaagagaggaacTTGTAGTACATAAGCCAGCCACATACTTAAAGAATAATATCTACACCGTCCTCAGAATATCTCATAACGTGGGTGAAATATCAATCCTTAAGTGATAATTGAGCGTGACCATAAAACTTGCTTGCTAAAAAGTAAGTTGAGGGTTGAAGGAAACTGTTCTGTATAGTTCTGTGTGATTTGTAATAATATTCCTGGTATTTTAACTGCAACCCTCTCTAAATATAATTTATCTGTCattttacttctattttaaTAAGTttggggggagagaggggaaaggaggaacGGTAAAAAAAGCGTTTACTTTAGCTGTAATTTCCAAAAAGAAACCGTTAACTCCTGATTTTAAAATGGGTTACGTGtctcttggaaaataaaaatatttttgatgatTAGGCTTATTTTGACCAGCACTTCATGTCAAATTAGATGAAAGCTGCTAAGTGAAGAATTTAAAAGGTCTGAGTTTCAAAGTCTGATTGCTCttaagttataaaaaaaatagtctctAGGTAGCTATGAAAAACAAGGTATCCTTTTAATTTCAGACTACTGTTAGTGTTGTCTTGGGGCAAAGCAAATCAGAAATGTGTCATTTAAGGTAAAAACGTCCTCTTCATTGACACTTTTTGGTgtattttgttactgaaaatatttcttcctgcaaaaagaaatctgtgcaAGACCTGCTAGAAACAAGCTTCCGTGGGGAGGCTCAGGGCAGCCTCAGGTATGCCTGGGCACCTCCTCTTGAACATTCGTCTTGGAGAGTACTCTCTTGGtgatacttttattttgcttcaccTCTGTAATTAGTGATGAAGAATTGCACTAAAATGACTTAACAGAGTAAGACCTTCACTGGTGCCTTCATAGGccagttttaaaaagaagcagacAAGCAAGTGGTTGTAGATACTGCCAGCCTAAGGCCTGGCGCTGCAGTAAGCATCGTTAAACATTACCTTCAGGGGGGACTTGGTTGTGGAGAAGGTACATTTCCTAGGTCAGAAGAGAGAGCAAACCCGCACGCTCAGTTTGAGGGAACTTGGCCAGCAGAGATGGGAGGAGtttctccctcttctgctgGCACccttacagaaatgaaatgtttcccTCCAGGTTTCTCAGCCTCAGTTTTGACCCAGAAATGCAAACCAGCCACTGAAGCAGAACGATAATCCCCCCCACTAACTGGTGCCATTAATGAATCCAGGTTACGGtctgtgctgttttgctttatgGCAGTGACCAGATCCCAGCTCTACCCCTCAGCGCAGCGCCCCGTGTGCCACGCTGCCCTCAGGGTTTCACACACTCTGCTTCACAACGCCATTTGTCCCCTCAACAATCAAGCCCTCTGAAATGCTCGAGTCTTTAAGATAAGCAACCTTTCAAGGGCAAGCCCTCTTACCTTTAGCCCTCGGCTGCACTGGCCCTCTTCTTACTTTGGGGCCGTATGCTGAATGTGCTGGAGAAAACTGCCTGTACTCGGGTGTTTCCGTGCTCTATTACGCAGCAGCCGCTCCAGCTGCGTCCTTgctgaattttcagtttaacTTGCAAAGTTTATACAAAGGACAAATAGCAGAATTAACTCCTTGTACCGGTCTTCACCATCAGATTGAAACCTGCTTTTGCAATATAAACATGAActgaatttttaacaaaaataaaattcagtaatAATTCCATTAACGCAGAGGACATTGCTGTCCTTCATCTGGCAAAGgcaaaggggtgggggggggcagcgctggggaaGGACCCCCCCGTCGGGCAGCCCCCCTACCTGTCACTTCATGGGGAATGTTTGAACTTCTGCTGCGGCTGGGGGTGAGGCTGTTCCAAGACCCCGTTACCGCTTCAGAAGGTGCAGATGGCAGAGCCCAGGTACCTGTCAGCCACACCACGAActtcaggaaagcagctgtTAAACTAAGGGGTTATTTTGTAACTGAAATTACCGAGGTTGCACAGTTGCAAATTGTAAGATCACTGCCATAAGAAGATCAGAAAACTTTTAGttactgcatttaattttggCTGCTTCTTTTAACCTGCATCAAGGGTTCCCTTGATTTAAATGGAACAAAAACGTAACTACAACTGTTGCAGTGACTAAAAGTAGCTACTTACTGTCATGACACAGTTTCCAAAATCCAATTCATGCTGTAAGTTTAATTTCGCTGTAAGTTGTGACTCCAGTGTTGCTCTGCCTGAACATGTTAGAGTTCTATTAGCTTTACAACAGGTGTGCTGAGACACTTCCTGCCACTACACACacttagtattttaaaacaagggTAGGAGCGTAACGGGCAGAGTCCTTGAGAGCCAGGCAGTGCCCCGGCCCCACTACTGAAACCAACTCACTGTAAGAATACAGTAAACTCTGTCCTGAACTCTAGGTACTGCTTTGAGGTATGACATATTAGTTTGTAAATCTcctttttaaggaagaaaaagctacaCTGACCACACTTCCCAGCGGGGTTTTGTAGATACACATTTAGTTGATTTGGGAGGGAGGGTGGAGCACCCAAAATAGATTTAGCAACAGTTTTTAACAGCTTCAGCTTTAAATGTTAAGAGAGGAGCTGTATTTACACTACCACTCAGCTCACAAGACAGCTTACGTTAGGCCAAAGAGGGAGGAAACCCTCTCGGGAGTAAGGGATTTTTCCATGCAATCGAtttcattctttaaatatattttagtttggtttttttttttttttgccatacAAAAAACTATCTGAAAACTTTACCAGGACTGCACAAGTAAACCACAGGGCACATTCATTCGAACGGTGCTGTAGAAAGTGTAAAGCATCGCTAAATAAATAGCTCTAGATAGACGAAAGCACCTTCCGTTCTCTTTACTGAGAAGTAGCAGAATCCTCCTCGGCCCCAGAAAGGTGCATGAAAAGTTCTCCGAGTTCTGTCACTTCGTCGTCTGTGCTGCTCACAGTCCTACTTTCTCTGTCTTCAATAAAGTCCCACAGGCGCACGGAATTGAAGAACTGGAATAGAAGGAAAGCTGGCTGAGCACGAACCAGTACTCGTCACCGTGCAGTCACAACGCCTGCCCGTACCGAGCCTCGCTGCCTCGTTAAGAAATAAGTTGGTGAGAAGCCGAGATTCGGAAGCTGGGTTTGCGCTAGGGAGTGCTGCCGCTCAGCAGCACGTGCTGTTCAATTCGAAGCGGTGGCCACTCGCTTTGGCATTGGGTACCATTACGGTGCGGGCAACCTAGCCGGCAGTAACGCGCTGCGGGCACGCCATGAAGGCGCCGCCGCAGCCAGTTTTCAAGAAAGCTTTAAACTTTGTAGCTGGTCTTACTGCCAGCGACGTGCAGGCAAGAGAGATCAATTTTTAATACTGTAGGTGAAAGCTGGATCAGCAGAATTCCTTTGAAGAAAGGTTTGCCATGAGAAGGACTGGCTGAAAAACTAAAACTATTACAATAAATTTTCGCTGTTCAGTAAAAGGtgcctcctccttccctaaTAACAAACCTTTCCCTCAAGGAAAGTTGCGGGGGTGCTTCCTTCACTTCTCCAAGACCCTGCATGGCATGAAACGTATTTAAGCAGTGTAAGGTACATTCAAAACATGGTTTTAATTACACTTGACTGGAGTATTCCCTTACCCGCACGGTCCCCTCAGAGCTGAGCTGTTTCCTTGGTTTTTCAGGTTCAGCTCGTGTCCCATCCGGATACGCATGAAGGTAAAGACACTTCCCTCCGAACGGGCAAGTTCCTTTCCCTTGTTCAAAATACTTGCAGGGCTTTTTCCTGATTTAATTAGAAAAGAGAGTTATTGCCTTCAGCCAGGAAAGGAAGTAGATAGAGTTCACTCTCCACAGCTTAACTCGTCCTCGGTCAGTGATGCAAAATACCGGTGCTGCCAGTACGCCCCGGGTTGGGTCTCCCGTTCCCTACCTGAGAGCCCTCAAAATAGATGGAAAGATTActagaagtgaaaaaagaagTACATAAAGGAACAGCattataagaagaaaaaaaattcaactatCTTAAGACATGGAAAGTGAAGGATGCTCAAAAATGTCATCGATCCTACATGTGCATCTTCACCACCATGAAAAAATTTGTTGCTATTTTTCTAGCGGCACAACTCTCCTGTACTTTCCACCACTACCTTTTTACGGAACAGTTCCTCTCGTCATCTCCTCTGGAAGCCCTATGAGCACACTTTGTTAATGTACATTCCCATCTGCTCTGTTGTTCAACCAAGCTGCTCAAGCTACGCAGCAAGTTTTGGAAAGGTGTTCCTTACAGGGGCAGCGCAGCGGCACTCGGCGCCTGGGGGACTGTTCTGCAGCGAGAAACTGCTGAAGAGGCTGCAAAATGCAACTGGACTCGTAAACTCAATATGCAAATAGTGATGAAACTGGTCCCCAAGACATTGCTACAGTCCATCTAATAGCAATtaaatggagaaggaaatgtCAACGTAACAAAAAGACCCCAAACACCTGAAATCCCCGAAGGAAGCGGTGCATTAAAAGCAGGATGAATTTGTCTTGGTTTGGAGCTCAAGTGGTCTGTGACCTCCAGGTTGTAggtctgaaatttatttttatcctgcGCTGGCATGTAAATTGAATGGATTTGTGGTGGCATGACCCCCTGCTCTTCGCTTAGACTCCACTTTAGTAGCATTTTTTCATTCCATGGAATACTAAATCCTCAAGTTAAAGTGACTGCCAAGAGATCTATCCATAGAATTTCTGTACAAAAGATGTTTTCACCTACAACACAAAGCATTAGTCTTAGCTGAGTGCTTACGCAAAACccctttttctattttcttctacaGGACAGGTTGGCAGGGGCCCCAACGCCACCTGGCACTGCGGCTGCAGTCACACAGACGCTCACCTTGCTGACAGCGCGGCCAGCTAaaaactgcagagctggggcttcCCGACGCAGCTTACCACCCTCAATTCAAAGCCCTTACGGATTAAAATAAACCAGCCGCAGGGCATTGAAAACAAACTGTGTCTGATGAGCCTCAGTTAAAAATGACTGATTTTCCTCCAGTGTTTTGCCTGACTATAAGGTAAAACAAGCCCAGATGCTGGATTAAGCGTTTAATGGCGCAGGGCCGCTTTCAGCCATTCTGCTGCGTTGTAGCAGGACTTCAGAGACTTACAACCTTCCTGAGCAGCAACAGCTCTGTAGGATTTCGGCAAggcctgggtttttttccgtACTCCGAAGGCCGTGCGTCAAGGGTGGTGCACACCACGGGATGAAGCTGCACAGCCTTCAGGAAAATCGCGACCACTGGCTCGGGGCAGGCACGGCTCCGCTGATGCCTTCAGAAGGGCGAGCGGGGAGGTAAGCACCGCTGCCTCCCTGACCTGCCGGCTGCGCAGCCCCGACACATTCCAGGCAAGCgcagctctgcaaagctgccGGAaccctgccccccagcagccctctcccagtgcccccagcaccaggcacGTCCTCTCTGCGTCAGCAAAAGGCATGCGCTCAGGCAGCGGCTTCCATTTCCAGCAGACATTACAAAAACCCCGTGGAATTTTTATCCCGTATTTCAAGAGCACGACATCTCCCTTCCCTACTTGTTTTCCTCAGTAAGCGACAACCTGCCAGGCAACTACGTCCAAGGGATCGACAAGCCGATTTTGGCAAGTGAACTGAAACAGCTTCGGCGTTTCAGAGCACAGTGAGCACAGAGAGTTTCTGATCTAGAGTTACATGACAGACCCTTTCGTGGCAGTCACAAAGTTAAATAAATGCGTTAACAGAGATTAAAAGTTCTCTGTAGATTGGTTTGTAATTAAGAAAGCTTCAAAATACAGGCACTTAGACTAAGTCTTAGCGCATCTATCTTAAGGACGACGTAAACAGTGTTTGTAGTTGGTTACCAAACTTACCCCACTCCCTGCTTAAATGCTTCGATCAGCTCGTTCTTCTTCTCCTGGTCTTCCACCCAGTACGCACTGGGAATGACAAACTCGGATATCACACGGCATTCCGGGCAGGACCTTAACggagcaaaaccaaacagcaacgCTCCGTTACTTTCCAAGAGTGACACTCCTCAGTAAATCTGCAGTCTCCCAAGGGAAAGGGAGATGGTTTGTCACACTGAAGCAGCAGACGCCTTTTCACACGTCAGCACGGCACACACGTGTGTGCTTGTTAGTAGTTTTGATCAAAATAACCCACTCAGTGCAGCCAGGGCCCACGCTACCTTGTGTTTGCTTCTAGACTTGACCAAAAGGAATGGGTGTCTCCTCTGTATGCAGAACTAAACTGCATTTGCTAATccaaatacagagaaataaaccGTAATGACTATGGGAGTACCGCGGCTCCCACGCAGCAGAAAGCCAAACCAGCTGAGAAGGGACAGAGGAAGGTCCCCGAGCCTTTGAGATGTGATCTGACTGCTACCAGCAGCGATGAGCTGCGTGCTTCATGGTTTTACACGATGGATTTCTACACAAGGAACTACAAGAACCAAATACCCAACTTCAGTCCCTCAGCAAGCCCAGGAAAGGCTTTGTTACCACGGTCCCACAAGTCCCACAGAACACCCCGTCTCCCATGACGAAGCCAAGTCCCTCCTTTAGGTTAACTTTGCAAGGACCAGTATGTTCACCATTATGGAGAAGTgtaaaaaaacatgtttgaagAACTTGTAGCAGTACTTAACCCATAGCCAAAGCAGAGTCCAGGGcactgtttcttaaaaaaaaaaaaaaacaaaacaaaaaaccaccccaaaaccaaaacccccacaaaaaaacacaacacaaaaccaccaacaactCCCTCCCAGTCCCTACTGCGGGCAACAGCACCTGGCCAACAAAAGCTTGACTCCAGCACAGGTTATGTCCTAATGAGCTAACGTTCACTTCAGTGACATCTGTGATGAAAGTTGTCCAGAACAACCTATTTTGGcagaatactgaaaatatttcccacCTTTTCCTCGGTGTGCTTGTAACTTGAGAGAGTTTTCAAAGAGATGCTCCAAAAAAGGAAATTGCCCTAATTGGACGTTTTTTGTTCTCTCATCTGAGAATGTTTGGGATACATTATTTATAGAGCTAGACGATGAAGGTGTTTACTCAGATACAGATAAATGTGTGATTAGTGTGACATCTAGCTTAAGTAAGCTGTAATTTAGAGAAACATCCAGTAACTGAGCACATACATGGCAAAAATAAGGAGGGAGGGGTTTTGCACACAGGGTACGGCGAAGGGCGCTGGTTAACCAGGTCTCAGCAGTTCCAGAGCCCACGTGTGCACACGCTGCCCCACCGTCAACGCAGCGAGAGAGGGCTAAGCCACCAAGGGCCCATACAGGACCACAGCACGTAAGTACACGGTTACCAAAGGTTACCCAATGCATCCTAGTGGTCTTGAAGGTAGTTCTCGTGGCCACATAACAAGATCCTGGAATTTGCCAGCACCTGGGACCAGGATTTTCTGAGCTCAGGTCTTACTAATTGCTATGTTAATATTTACAGCTACAGAATCCCTTACCACCGGGTTTGTTTCTGTATCGAGTCAAAGCACCCCAGCGAGGCTATCTCACCGACACAGGCCCCAGAGAAGAGGCTCTGGTTAACATCAACTTACTTTATGATTTGATTCTCGAACTGCTTGGCACACCTCCACTGCCGGATGCAAGACAAGCAGTACGTGTGATTGCAGTTGGAAAGGATCCCAAACCTCCGCTCAGAGGCTGACGGTTTCTCGTACACCACTTCCATGCAGATACTGCACACTTTGTTCTGGCTTGCCTGAAAGGCAAAGGCCTTCTCCATGTCATGCTCAAAGGTCGCCATGCACATCTGTCACAGGAGAGACATCACCGGTTACTGCAGCCCACGTAGCAGCCCGCTCCTTGTAAAACAACTGTCTATGGAAAGAATCTATTACAGGAAAACCCAAGTACACTCATTAAGAGCATCACTCCTACCTTCATCATCATAATTTAAGAACACTAAGTTCAATCACGTATTCAAGCCCTTCCAGTGTTCTCTGCAGCTTCAGGGTATCAGGAGTAAGGGCGCACAAGCACTTCCCTGTACCTCTTTCTGTATCTCTGTCATGGAACAGGTACTGCACAAGGAGATGTGTCAAATACCCCCACAAACCATCTAATTCAGGACCCGGAATGGGGGCCACACTCAAAATGTTACTCTGCTTATCATTAAGGCCACACTCACTCACCAGATACCCCAGCTAAGGGATAAGCCTCTTATCCAGGCTTCCCTACATCACTTCTGCTCACAGTATCCCAGCAGCGACAGTCAATAACCAATTTACACTCTCACAGCACTACAAGGTGAGCTGGTGGTTACACCTGCATAGTTTTACTTGTCAAAGGTCCCCAGACttgacaattaaaataaatttcagaataacaataataataataacaataataattaaaaaataaaaaggacacACAATAATTCCACATCAGAAGCAGCATTTCGACTAGCACACCTTCTCACCCAGCACACACCTCTGCTGCCGGAGCCGAGCACCCAACGGCCGCGGTGACAGACACCCTGCCAGGTACCGACGAGCTCTCAGCAGAGGGGAGAGCTCCTACAGCAGCACCTGTTGCAAGTATACACTGACTGCCCAGAACCTGAGGTTTTTAACCCCTTGGATTTTACTTCAGACTCTGAAGGGACTTGTGATTCAGTAACTGCTAATGCTGCTGGTCTTTCTCCTCCTCAGCCCTGAGGACTGGTAGCCGGGCAGGGAAAAGAGCAGCCCCTTAAGCCCATCTTCCCCCAACCAATTCCTCATCGAGTCCCTCCAGCCACCCCACTTCAAGTCCAGCTCCAAACCCTCTGTACTCCGCTCCGTCTGACTCTACGTGACACTGCCCTCAAATCAGCCACCACCAAGAAGGAACATCTGAAGAGGTGACTCAGCAGACTGACAAGGCTCTCAcaagcctgcagcagcccacagtTTCTCTCCTCCACTGTACATAACGTACCACTGAGATGTCGTGTAAGTtacaaaagacattttcccAGCACTTTAGGGTGGTCTGGGAGAAGGCTGCAGGCAAGTTTCTGATAAGgatgaaatgggaaaaaaagaagttgctgTAAAAGGCGCTCTGCATCACTGTTACCAATTAAGCCCCAGATGCTTGAACAGACCTCTTAGGATAATTTTATAGctagaaaaccagcaaaacaaaagctcttTGGAACAACAGGCTCTTCTACAAAACACATCCTTAGATTTTAGCGCAAACAAACCAAATCCTGCACCGAGCCAAGCGAATCTCACACCGATTTCATGTTAATATTACCATCTCGTGAGCCTTCCTCTGTTCTTGGTCGAAAGGGTGAAGTACTTGCAATCCACAGATCTCACACACGTCTCCGTGGAGGTAAAGGCAGCGATCTCCGAAGTGGCACGCTCCCGCTGCGGCATAAGGACACAGCTGCTCTCCATCCGCACAGGAGCTTCCAGCTACCGGGTCTTCCAATCCGCTGCAAATAGCTTCCAAATACGAATGGGGCTTCATTTCCGGATTATCGTTTTGGTCACTGCAACACACCACATCGCCTGCGGTGCtgggtttctgcttttcttcattcagGCCACACAGATCTTAGAAAACAAGGACACGGTATGAACCACACAAGACACTGCACAAAACCCACTCAAGAAGCTCCATAGACCTTCTTTCCAATGATTGCCAGTTATTGGTTTGGgacttttttaaagtttcctcTAAGCCTCTTTTGCTCGCAAACCACAAGGCTTGTCACAAATTACCAAGTAAAaagttccatttaaaaatttcttgAGCTGTTTTCCATTTACAAATAGGCTAAAAAGTCCTCTGGTACACAGGAGGGCAACTGGCCCGTTCAATGTGACTGCGAGAACAGGTGGGGACAGCTTGCAGGTGGCAGCGGGGCTCGGCTCCTCTGCCCTGCCCGTCAGCCCTGGACGGGTGTCTCCATCCTGTGTTCCTAAGGGCTGGCACAATCCGTGCCGGGCAGCCTGGCAGAAAGCAACCAGGTTTCTTAGCATTTTAAACGCCCTCAGGTTGAGAGCAACATGTACCAAAAAAGATCTGAGGGGCAGAGATATTTtaaccaaaaaaccctaaatcaaaataataaaaaaaaaaaacccacccccaaaaatccccaaaccaaaccccatcTTTTGGGGAACACCAGGCTAAAAGCCAGTCGGCTGGACACGGCCATTACCAGGTACTGACGGGCCCAAGCCTCTCGAGGAACGAGGCCTCATCGGGAGAAAGTCTGCCCGCACCTCTCCAGCTGTCCAGGAAACTCAAGcaataaaaggagaaaagctaCCGAACTCCTGTCAGCATCAAGGAGGACGAGCACAGCACCGCTCCCACTCACTTCTGTCCCTGAGCACCAGCGTTTTCTTCTCCCGCCTGCCAGCCTCCTGCGGTTTGCTCCTGACGCCCGGCGCGCCGCGCTCGGCAGGATGGCGAGGGTTGTGCAGTGCTGCCGACGGGAGGGGAGGCAGCGCCGGGGCCGCTGCACCCCCCGACGCAGGAAGTCGGGTGTGATCATACCTgcgaaaggaaaaaaagatggaacaAGTGTTACAGAGGCTAAACTTGGCACAGTGGCAGGACACCGCCCTGATGAATActtaaacaaaccaaaactgaatagctactttttttttaaaggattgtTCTGACAAGTTGACTGAACTTGCTCAGTCTCTTTCAAAGCCAGACCTAAAGGCTTCTCAGTCTCAAAAAATGGATGCCTCTGAAAGCAcacctgtgttttcttctccagagaCACACAGCATAGCTGAAAGAACATTAGTCATGCACACACTAAATTAGATCCTCGTCACCCCCTCACACAAACAGGTTCGCTGGCATTTCTCAAAGAAGCAACATCAAAACGCTGTGCAGGAAGGAGTGACATTTTGTGAGCTTCGCTTCCCCCTGCAAGCAGCAACACTTAGACTTTATGCTCCCACACCCCAGAAGATGCAGTATTTGCAAACAGGATAGGAAAGGACTCGAAACATCCAGCAAAGCCATGGAACGTattccagcagcagaggagaagcGATCAGTGCGGCAAAGAGGCTGCTCCAGTAAAGCCATGGACATACCCAAAGGTAGAGCATTTCTGATGGGAACGAAAACATTCTCTGTCTCGGTTTCTGGTCCTGTACTCAGGACCTGCACGTGCCCAGGGACCTGCCATACACATAAACCGCTTGCGTGCATCGAGtgcctccagctccagcaaaaCTGCTGGAGTAAAACAGCAACAGGCGCTGCAGCCACCTTTAGGGTCCAGTCAGGATATGACGTGGGGCCCGTCAGTGACACGGCTGCCAGCACCACCCACTACTGATCCAGGGCGAGCAGCTAATGGAAGCTACGGACAACACTAACGTTCCATCGCCTGAGCCAAGCCCGGTACCACGGGCtaagggagggaaaggaaatacaACCAAGCCGTCGCAATCACTGCCACGCTGCTGTCAGGCGAAGGCACAAACAGGTCTCCCAGCTGTGACCAGAATTCCTGCACAAAGGAGCTGCCCCTGTGGCACGTCCCCGATGGAACGGAACATGAAGTAACACACGGTATTTACTGCAGCGTTTCTCCAGCAGTTTTACCCATCAGTCTTCAGGGCAAGGCATGATACTGTTCAGCTTTCCCACCAAACCCAGGGGAGCGACCGAGACAGAACTGAAAGTTCTTGAAACTGTGCAGCAGGTTCTGCACGAAGGAGGCTACAAGGTCCCTCGGGAGGGCCGAGCGGGTGCTGCCCGCATCCAGCCGCTCCGGTAACAGGGAGCGCAAACCATGCTGCCCAACGCTACTTCCCATGAAGTTGCAGGCtccatttttgcatttaataggTCTTACTACAGTAAGAATGGGATAAAAAACATACACGAAACCTATGGTTTAATCACTACAGAGTAAAATACCTGCTGAAGCCAACCAAAATTGAGCAGAACTATAACACCGGACCCATAAGCTGGTTTCGGTGCTGGGAGAAAAAGCCCATATTTAATATCTTATTTCGTTCCCTTTACCATCTTATCTTGAGCTCAGATTCCCTGGGGTTTAAAGCAGCCTGCACGTGATTGCGATGCCCGGCTCTTCCGAACCGGCTGTTCCACAAAGCACCCGGCGTTTACCTGCACCGCGCCCCGTAGGCACACTGTCCCTTCTGGTAGTACTTGCAGATGGTGGACGATCTGCTCGTCGATAAATCGTGCGAGAACAGGCACTTGCTGCCCTCCCGACACACGCCCTGGAGGTAGTACCTGGGGGAAGCAGCAACGGTCAGAGGTCCGTgcggagccgggggggggggaatgggcCCTGCCCGCTCCGCCACCggggcccccgccgccgcccggcccgggccgccccAGCGCAGGAGagggcgctgccgccgccggggccTACACCGGGGCCCAGCCTGGGAGGCCTCCACCGCCTTGTCCTCGCAGGCCGCAGGCAGGCCGCGGGCAGGCCCCAGGCAGGCCCCGGGCAGGCCCCAGGCAGGCCGCGGGCAgctcggcggggccgggcggcggcagcgctCACCTGCAGGTCACCTGCTTCGTGCTCATCCTGGCCCGGCtccgggccgcgccgccccgcctGCCCGGTTCCGCTccgccgcgggccgggggcggggcccgCCCGGGCACTGTTCAGCGCCGCGCCACAGAGCGCGCCGGGGCGGGCTAGAGCGCCGCGCAGGCGGACCAcggggaggcgggcggcggagcggcgcggcgccATGGCGGAGGCCGCCATCCTGCGGGTGCGGCACTGCCGGGCCGACATCTTCTGCCGCCGggcgccgccgcgctgccccgccTGCGGCCGCCCCCTGCGCGGCGCcgggctgcccgccgcccccgtcCGCCTGCCCAGCCCCTTCCGCCAGGGCCACCGCCAGCGCTGCGCCTTCCTCCTGcggcccgccgccggcacctTCCTCGGGTAGGGCCCgcgggccgccccccgggcTGCGCGCTGCTGGGCCGGCACCCGGCGCCCGCCGTGCCTGCAGCGGGGGTGCCCGCCGGGCCCGACGCCGACGCCGCTGCCTTTCTTCCAGGGGGTACGACGGGCGGGCGGACCTGCACGTCGGGGTGACCAGCACTCACGGTACGGAGCGCCCGCGGGCCTCGCGGCTCGGCCCGGTCCCGCTGTCCGGCCCGGGAACCCGCGGGAGCAGCGGgaccggccccgccgccgccagctGAGGCCGGAGCGGAGCCGCCGGGTGCCT
This genomic window contains:
- the MKRN2 gene encoding probable E3 ubiquitin-protein ligase makorin-2 isoform X1, which gives rise to MSTKQVTCRYYLQGVCREGSKCLFSHDLSTSRSSTICKYYQKGQCAYGARCRYDHTRLPASGGAAAPALPPLPSAALHNPRHPAERGAPGVRSKPQEAGRREKKTLVLRDRNLCGLNEEKQKPSTAGDVVCCSDQNDNPEMKPHSYLEAICSGLEDPVAGSSCADGEQLCPYAAAGACHFGDRCLYLHGDVCEICGLQVLHPFDQEQRKAHEMMCMATFEHDMEKAFAFQASQNKVCSICMEVVYEKPSASERRFGILSNCNHTYCLSCIRQWRCAKQFENQIIKSCPECRVISEFVIPSAYWVEDQEKKNELIEAFKQGVGKKPCKYFEQGKGTCPFGGKCLYLHAYPDGTRAEPEKPRKQLSSEGTVRFFNSVRLWDFIEDRESRTVSSTDDEVTELGELFMHLSGAEEDSATSQ
- the MKRN2 gene encoding probable E3 ubiquitin-protein ligase makorin-2 isoform X2, coding for MGKTAGETLQYDHTRLPASGGAAAPALPPLPSAALHNPRHPAERGAPGVRSKPQEAGRREKKTLVLRDRNLCGLNEEKQKPSTAGDVVCCSDQNDNPEMKPHSYLEAICSGLEDPVAGSSCADGEQLCPYAAAGACHFGDRCLYLHGDVCEICGLQVLHPFDQEQRKAHEMMCMATFEHDMEKAFAFQASQNKVCSICMEVVYEKPSASERRFGILSNCNHTYCLSCIRQWRCAKQFENQIIKSCPECRVISEFVIPSAYWVEDQEKKNELIEAFKQGVGKKPCKYFEQGKGTCPFGGKCLYLHAYPDGTRAEPEKPRKQLSSEGTVRFFNSVRLWDFIEDRESRTVSSTDDEVTELGELFMHLSGAEEDSATSQ